One window of the Mycobacterium sp. SVM_VP21 genome contains the following:
- a CDS encoding RND family transporter, translating to MGGGVIDGDRDFSGTTATLPKRTGGSAPAAASSEYSVRLAALAGFTVRHKALVMGAWVGVALVLALLFPQLETVVRQQSVNLLPGDVPSFQTVDRMSAAFSEQGSKTMVFVAMEDPAGLTPAVRQHYEQLVARLSANTDHVLLVEDLLADPVTAAHAVSNDHQAWYLPVGVAGTLGDPTAAASVQAVRDIAAGVFAGTSTTAYVTGPTATFSDMIASAEHDLLLISIATAGLIALILLIVYRSVFTALLPLLVIAVSLAVGRGVLSVLGELGMPVSQFTVAFMTAILLGAGTDYTVFLISRYHEQRRTHVPADQAVIHATASIGRVILASAATVAFAFLAMVFARLSVFAALGPSCAVAVLIGFAATVTLLPPVLALASKHGIGEPKSDRTRRYWNSVAVAVVRRPGRLLITSLVILLPLAGVAATMKISYDDRKGQPASTASNQGYQLLDHHFGKDIVIPEFLVVESPTDMRTGKGLADLDEMASRISQIPGVTKVSGITRPTGERLEQARLSWQNGQIGDKLAGAVADGNERKDDLTKLTDGADQLASGLAQLDTTLRRALTPLTGILAQAQSAGAQAQQFRPLLQQLSATAPAIDHAIQSGPGLRPLAEQAQSAITILDPLAAALNTSPWCLTTPQCAQIRDQVQILVSLRDSGFFTEVADLGDHYNPTSNATVAGALTDVQNAVTGLDKAFGALGDPTDLAGNIGRLQDGISRLASGAQALATGVHTLADSNIELLSGMSQIATQLQNSARASASSDSASGFYLPANVFENRRFADVAKQFLSADGKAARFAIESTPDPYSGAAIRLAHEIVDVANAARPNTSLADVTVSVAGFPAVNSDIQRLLRADFAQLAIATLLIVGLILVVLLRAVLAPLYLLGTVVLNYLASLGIGVLIFQWGLNYEIAWPVPLLAFIILVAVGADYNMLLVSRLREESGPNIRVGVLRTVANTGSVITSAGLIFAASMFGLTTGSIAIMIQAGLIIGCGLLLDTFLVRTLTVPAIATLLREASWWPNVRHRHRGRRTRQVADRRSTSESARHGQDGQGVPGSGERG from the coding sequence ATGGGGGGTGGGGTGATCGACGGCGATCGGGACTTCTCGGGTACCACAGCGACACTGCCGAAACGGACTGGCGGTTCGGCCCCTGCGGCCGCTTCCAGCGAGTACAGCGTGCGATTGGCCGCCCTGGCCGGGTTCACGGTGCGACACAAGGCGCTGGTGATGGGGGCATGGGTCGGCGTTGCGCTCGTGCTGGCGCTGCTGTTTCCTCAGCTGGAGACGGTGGTGCGGCAGCAGTCGGTAAATCTGCTCCCCGGCGATGTCCCGTCGTTTCAAACGGTGGACCGCATGAGCGCGGCGTTCAGCGAACAGGGTTCCAAAACGATGGTGTTCGTGGCGATGGAAGACCCCGCCGGGTTAACCCCCGCGGTGCGGCAGCACTACGAGCAGCTCGTGGCGCGGCTCAGCGCCAACACCGATCACGTCCTGCTGGTTGAAGACTTGCTGGCCGACCCTGTCACCGCGGCCCACGCGGTCAGCAACGATCACCAAGCTTGGTATCTGCCGGTGGGTGTGGCTGGCACCCTGGGTGACCCCACCGCGGCCGCCTCCGTGCAGGCGGTGCGCGATATCGCCGCTGGGGTGTTCGCCGGCACGTCGACCACAGCGTATGTGACGGGGCCGACGGCGACCTTCAGTGACATGATCGCCTCTGCCGAGCATGACCTGCTGCTGATTTCGATCGCGACTGCCGGCTTGATCGCGCTGATCCTGCTGATCGTGTACCGGTCGGTATTCACCGCGCTGCTGCCGCTGCTGGTGATCGCAGTGAGCCTGGCCGTTGGGCGCGGTGTGCTATCGGTACTGGGCGAGCTGGGCATGCCTGTCTCGCAGTTCACCGTGGCGTTTATGACCGCGATCCTGCTGGGTGCAGGCACCGATTACACCGTATTCTTGATCAGCCGCTATCACGAGCAGCGGCGCACACACGTGCCCGCCGACCAGGCCGTTATCCACGCTACCGCCAGCATCGGTCGGGTGATCCTGGCCTCGGCGGCCACCGTCGCGTTCGCGTTTTTGGCTATGGTGTTCGCCCGCCTGAGTGTGTTCGCCGCGCTCGGCCCTTCGTGTGCGGTCGCAGTGCTGATCGGATTCGCAGCCACCGTCACACTGCTGCCGCCGGTGCTGGCGCTCGCGTCCAAACACGGCATCGGCGAACCCAAATCCGATCGCACCCGCCGGTACTGGAACAGCGTCGCGGTCGCGGTGGTCCGGCGCCCCGGCCGGTTATTGATCACCAGCCTGGTCATATTACTGCCCTTGGCAGGAGTCGCAGCGACAATGAAAATCAGCTACGACGACCGCAAAGGCCAGCCCGCCAGCACCGCGAGCAACCAGGGCTACCAGCTGCTGGACCACCACTTCGGCAAAGATATCGTCATCCCTGAATTCCTGGTGGTGGAAAGCCCCACCGACATGCGCACCGGTAAGGGGCTGGCAGACCTCGACGAAATGGCCTCCCGCATCTCCCAGATCCCCGGCGTCACCAAAGTCTCCGGGATCACCCGGCCCACCGGAGAGCGCCTCGAACAGGCCCGACTCTCGTGGCAGAACGGCCAGATCGGTGACAAGTTGGCTGGCGCCGTCGCCGACGGCAACGAACGCAAGGACGACCTCACCAAGCTCACCGACGGCGCCGACCAACTCGCCAGCGGGCTCGCACAGCTTGACACCACCCTGCGCAGGGCTTTGACACCACTGACCGGGATACTGGCTCAAGCTCAGTCCGCGGGCGCTCAGGCCCAGCAGTTCCGACCGTTGCTCCAACAGCTTTCAGCGACCGCCCCGGCCATCGACCACGCAATCCAATCCGGCCCCGGGCTGCGACCTTTGGCGGAACAAGCCCAAAGCGCCATCACAATCCTCGACCCCCTCGCCGCCGCCCTCAACACCTCCCCGTGGTGCCTCACCACGCCGCAATGCGCCCAGATCCGTGATCAGGTTCAGATTCTGGTGAGCTTGCGCGACAGCGGATTCTTCACCGAGGTCGCCGACCTCGGTGACCACTACAACCCCACCAGCAACGCCACCGTGGCTGGCGCCCTCACCGATGTCCAAAACGCGGTGACCGGCCTGGACAAGGCCTTCGGAGCCCTCGGTGATCCCACTGATCTGGCCGGCAACATAGGTCGACTCCAAGACGGCATCAGTCGACTCGCCTCGGGCGCCCAAGCACTGGCAACCGGCGTGCACACCTTGGCCGACAGCAACATCGAACTGCTGTCCGGGATGAGCCAGATCGCCACCCAACTGCAGAACTCGGCTCGCGCCAGCGCCTCCTCAGACTCTGCCAGCGGCTTCTACCTGCCCGCCAACGTCTTCGAGAACCGCCGATTCGCCGATGTGGCGAAACAATTCCTGTCAGCCGACGGCAAAGCCGCACGCTTCGCCATCGAATCGACACCCGACCCCTACAGTGGCGCAGCAATCCGCCTGGCGCACGAGATCGTCGACGTTGCCAACGCGGCGCGCCCCAACACATCACTGGCAGACGTCACCGTCTCGGTTGCCGGGTTCCCCGCCGTCAACTCCGACATCCAACGGCTGCTGCGGGCGGACTTCGCCCAACTGGCCATCGCCACCCTGCTCATTGTCGGCCTCATCCTCGTGGTGTTGCTGCGCGCCGTGCTGGCCCCGCTGTACCTGCTGGGCACCGTCGTGTTGAACTACCTGGCCTCACTCGGCATCGGCGTCCTGATCTTCCAATGGGGACTCAACTACGAAATCGCCTGGCCGGTGCCGCTGTTGGCATTCATCATCCTGGTAGCAGTCGGCGCCGACTACAACATGCTGCTCGTCTCACGGCTGCGCGAAGAATCCGGACCCAACATCCGCGTCGGCGTACTACGCACCGTCGCCAACACCGGCTCCGTCATCACCTCAGCCGGCCTGATCTTCGCCGCCAGCATGTTCGGCCTCACCACCGGCTCGATCGCCATCATGATCCAGGCCGGCCTCATCATCGGCTGTGGGCTCCTCCTCGACACCTTCCTGGTGCGCACCCTCACCGTCCCCGCCATCGCCACACTGCTGCGCGAAGCCAGCTGGTGGCCCAACGTGCGGCACCGTCATCGCGGCCGACGGACCCGACAAGTTGCTGATCGTAGATCCACTAGCGAATCGGCCAGGCATGGTCAGGATGGTCAGGGCGTACCGGGAAGCGGTGAACGAGGCTGA
- a CDS encoding TetR family transcriptional regulator, translated as MSSRLQFGHDDSKDDDDIDPRRIRSRNRLLDAAAALLTSGGVEAVTIDAVTKASKVARTTLYRHFNSSSQLLAATFERLLPQVTPPAPASGTLRERLIELLTRQAALFDDAPLHVTALAWLALGPTATTDHASTEHAPRALRARVIDQYRQPFDAILQSAEARAELGDFDVELVLCQLIGPFAFARMTGLRTMTAHDCTRIVDDFLASHRHKDREPATTPAGDNSTAGQAANSASGQARTDVDRLSG; from the coding sequence GTGAGCAGCCGGTTGCAGTTCGGCCACGATGACAGCAAGGACGATGACGACATCGACCCCCGCCGGATCCGGTCTCGCAATCGCCTACTGGACGCAGCGGCCGCACTGCTCACCAGCGGCGGCGTTGAGGCCGTCACCATTGATGCGGTCACCAAAGCCTCCAAGGTGGCTCGCACCACCCTCTACCGTCATTTCAACAGCTCGTCGCAGCTGCTTGCAGCGACCTTCGAGCGGCTACTGCCCCAAGTCACCCCGCCTGCACCCGCCAGTGGAACGCTGCGCGAACGGCTCATCGAACTGCTCACCCGCCAGGCCGCCTTATTCGACGACGCCCCGCTGCACGTCACCGCGCTGGCCTGGCTCGCCCTGGGCCCCACCGCAACCACCGATCACGCCAGTACCGAGCACGCCCCTAGGGCCCTGCGCGCACGAGTCATTGACCAATACCGACAACCCTTCGACGCCATACTGCAAAGCGCCGAAGCCCGCGCTGAACTCGGCGACTTCGACGTCGAACTCGTACTGTGCCAACTCATCGGGCCATTCGCCTTCGCGCGGATGACCGGCCTGCGCACCATGACTGCCCACGACTGCACACGCATCGTCGACGACTTCCTCGCCTCCCACCGACACAAGGACAGGGAACCCGCAACCACACCGGCCGGCGATAATTCAACCGCTGGTCAGGCAGCAAACAGTGCCTCAGGTCAAGCGAGAACGGATGTTGACCGTCTCTCTGGGTGA
- a CDS encoding DUF6188 family protein — MYTQWIQACTVQRVSLRGGLMLGFDDGNEVVIYSPLLLTLPAVGDFPIEAVFIDPARVATHEIPLLDFAGAVCTQAWCGDGGALHLGFSSGHGIDVDAHPEVTAWELYGRHHGYMACLPQGRVRVVRYDVPEAYDSEVDLAARR, encoded by the coding sequence ATGTACACCCAATGGATCCAAGCGTGCACTGTGCAGCGGGTGTCGCTGCGTGGCGGGCTGATGTTGGGCTTCGATGACGGCAATGAGGTGGTCATCTACAGTCCGCTGCTGCTTACGTTGCCCGCTGTCGGTGACTTTCCGATCGAGGCAGTGTTCATCGACCCCGCCCGGGTCGCGACTCATGAGATCCCACTGCTGGACTTCGCCGGCGCGGTGTGCACGCAGGCATGGTGCGGTGATGGCGGTGCGCTGCACCTTGGCTTTTCGAGCGGACACGGCATCGACGTTGACGCCCATCCGGAGGTCACCGCCTGGGAGTTGTACGGCCGGCACCATGGCTACATGGCGTGCCTGCCGCAAGGGCGGGTCCGGGTGGTCCGCTATGACGTCCCCGAGGCCTACGACTCCGAGGTAGATCTCGCCGCACGTCGTTAA